A single Deltaproteobacteria bacterium DNA region contains:
- the nagZ gene encoding beta-N-acetylhexosaminidase, giving the protein MFDVDVLTDEQLAGQRLMVGFKGTVLGDELRSMINEIRVGGLVLFKRNVSDPSHLSSLCQSVQAFATETGNPPLVIAIDQEGGPVARLGPPFTVFPGNRAIGKARSGEAAREFGTTTARELKGVGITMNFAPVLDVVPEDLDSPVMAERVFGDSPELVAELGTTVIESMQENGVAATAKHFPGIGRTTIDSHLDLPILDTERAILDSSDLVPFRAAIGCNVEAVMLSHVVYSDLDSEWPASLSSVIAKELLRETMGFKGIVITDDLDMGAIDKHFDVNTFVERISDAEIDMALICHDQVKAEAAYGALLKAIQQSEDVKRKTLASVQRILNLKGKYPS; this is encoded by the coding sequence ATGTTCGACGTAGATGTCCTGACTGATGAGCAGTTGGCCGGCCAGCGCCTTATGGTTGGTTTTAAGGGCACGGTCCTGGGTGATGAGTTGCGATCCATGATCAACGAAATTCGTGTCGGAGGGCTCGTCTTGTTCAAGCGCAACGTGTCTGATCCTTCCCATCTGAGTAGCCTTTGTCAGTCAGTGCAGGCCTTCGCAACAGAAACCGGCAACCCGCCACTTGTGATTGCCATTGATCAGGAAGGTGGCCCGGTAGCTCGGCTAGGCCCCCCCTTTACGGTTTTTCCGGGAAACCGGGCAATTGGGAAGGCCCGGTCAGGGGAAGCTGCCAGGGAGTTTGGCACAACAACGGCAAGGGAACTCAAGGGAGTCGGAATCACCATGAATTTTGCGCCAGTACTCGACGTGGTGCCAGAGGATCTCGACTCTCCTGTTATGGCGGAACGGGTGTTCGGAGATAGCCCGGAGTTGGTGGCAGAGCTTGGCACGACTGTTATTGAAAGCATGCAGGAGAACGGGGTCGCGGCAACTGCCAAGCATTTTCCTGGCATAGGTCGCACTACGATCGATTCTCACCTGGATCTTCCCATTCTTGACACAGAACGCGCTATTCTTGATTCGAGCGATCTGGTCCCATTCAGGGCTGCCATCGGATGCAACGTGGAGGCCGTGATGTTATCACACGTGGTCTATAGCGACCTTGACTCGGAATGGCCTGCAAGTCTTTCATCGGTCATTGCAAAGGAGTTATTGCGGGAGACCATGGGCTTTAAAGGGATTGTCATAACCGACGACCTTGACATGGGGGCTATCGACAAACACTTTGATGTGAATACGTTCGTGGAAAGGATCTCTGATGCTGAAATTGATATGGCACTGATATGTCATGATCAAGTTAAGGCCGAGGCAGCCTATGGGGCGCTGTTGAAGGCCATACAACAGTCAGAGGATGTGAAGAGAAAGACACTTGCATCTGTGCAACGTATTCTGAATCTAAAGGGAAAATACCCATCATAG